One genomic window of Corynebacterium diphtheriae includes the following:
- the hisI gene encoding phosphoribosyl-AMP cyclohydrolase: MDDPASYELDPSIAQRVKFNSAGLVPAVVQSTDGEVLMLAWMDAHALAYTIATRKGTYFSRSRNEYWIKGLTSGHTQQVTGLQLDCDGDTVLMTVVQQGGACHTGDRTCFDADVII; the protein is encoded by the coding sequence ATGGACGATCCAGCATCCTATGAGCTCGATCCCAGCATCGCGCAGCGAGTCAAATTCAACAGTGCTGGGTTAGTGCCTGCAGTTGTTCAGTCCACAGATGGGGAAGTTCTCATGCTGGCTTGGATGGATGCTCATGCGTTGGCGTATACCATTGCTACGCGGAAGGGCACGTATTTTTCTCGTTCCCGAAACGAATATTGGATTAAAGGCCTTACTTCAGGTCACACTCAGCAGGTTACAGGTCTGCAATTGGACTGTGATGGCGATACCGTGTTGATGACAGTGGTTCAGCAAGGTGGAGCATGTCACACAGGTGACCGCACCTGCTTTGACGCTGACGTTATCATTTAA
- the hisF gene encoding imidazole glycerol phosphate synthase subunit HisF, which yields MPVAVRVIPCLDVKNGRVVKGVNFEGLKDAGDPVELAARYDAEGADELTFLDVSASQDGRGTMLEVVRRTADQVFIPLTVGGGVRSAEDVDQLLRAGADKVSVNTSAIARPELLQELSQRFGAQCVVLSVDARRVPEGGKPQPSGFEVTTHGGTRSAGIDAVEWAKKGEAMGVGEILLNSMDGDGTKRGFDLELIEKVRHAVSIPVIASGGAGKPEDFPPAIASGADAVLAASIFHFGEVTISEVKKQVAAAGYEVRS from the coding sequence ATGCCAGTCGCAGTTCGAGTCATTCCATGTTTGGACGTGAAAAACGGTCGCGTGGTTAAAGGAGTTAACTTTGAAGGGCTTAAAGATGCCGGCGATCCAGTCGAGTTGGCTGCTCGTTATGATGCCGAGGGTGCCGACGAACTAACATTTCTCGATGTTTCAGCATCTCAAGATGGCAGAGGAACCATGCTTGAAGTTGTGAGGCGAACAGCAGACCAAGTGTTTATTCCGTTAACTGTTGGCGGTGGTGTTCGCAGCGCCGAGGATGTAGACCAACTACTGCGTGCAGGTGCTGACAAAGTCAGTGTGAATACTTCTGCGATCGCTCGTCCTGAGTTACTTCAAGAGCTTTCTCAGCGTTTCGGTGCTCAGTGTGTCGTCTTAAGCGTGGATGCTCGCCGAGTCCCAGAAGGAGGCAAGCCGCAGCCGTCGGGCTTTGAAGTAACCACACACGGCGGAACTCGTTCCGCTGGAATCGATGCTGTTGAGTGGGCGAAGAAAGGCGAGGCGATGGGCGTGGGCGAAATCTTGTTGAACTCTATGGATGGCGACGGAACAAAGCGTGGATTTGATCTGGAACTGATTGAAAAAGTCCGCCATGCGGTATCTATCCCCGTGATTGCCTCAGGTGGTGCAGGTAAACCTGAGGACTTTCCCCCAGCAATAGCTAGTGGTGCTGATGCAGTTCTTGCAGCTTCAATTTTCCATTTCGGTGAAGTCACAATTTCTGAAGTGAAAAAGCAGGTAGCGGCTGCTGGCTACGAAGTTCGAAGCTAG
- a CDS encoding inositol monophosphatase family protein, with protein MTDVRDLYHIAEAILDDAERLFIQGIGSAPTTFKNGGDFATDMDLKIEQYLRTQLVMMTGIPVFGEEYGGKLGTPMWVVDPIDGTANYAAGNPMSSILISLIADGEPVIGLTSVPMVGQRFGAYADSPLLLNGQVQPQMNARDQRHVSHVGFTSIASPRESSFPTVVRQGLLGALAQTYLRPRITGSVGIDLAYAAAGIFDAALSLSPNLWDNAAGIMLVRAAGGVVTDLDGNQWTPTSQGVIVGSAQSHEVLMATIDTMR; from the coding sequence ATGACCGATGTTCGGGACCTTTATCATATTGCAGAGGCAATACTCGATGATGCCGAGCGTCTATTCATTCAGGGCATAGGTTCAGCTCCTACAACGTTTAAAAACGGCGGTGATTTTGCCACCGATATGGATCTGAAAATCGAGCAATATCTGCGCACCCAACTGGTCATGATGACTGGAATTCCTGTTTTTGGTGAGGAATACGGTGGAAAGCTAGGAACACCCATGTGGGTGGTTGACCCTATCGATGGCACTGCCAACTATGCGGCAGGCAATCCTATGTCATCGATATTGATAAGTCTCATTGCGGATGGGGAGCCCGTTATCGGGCTGACCTCAGTTCCTATGGTCGGACAGCGTTTCGGTGCGTACGCTGATTCACCATTGTTACTGAATGGCCAGGTTCAACCCCAAATGAATGCTCGGGACCAACGCCATGTTTCCCACGTTGGATTCACATCGATCGCCTCGCCACGAGAATCGTCGTTTCCTACGGTTGTTCGCCAAGGTCTATTAGGTGCCCTAGCACAAACATATCTACGGCCGCGTATCACAGGATCAGTAGGAATTGATTTAGCGTATGCGGCTGCAGGCATTTTTGATGCGGCTTTGAGCCTAAGCCCCAATCTATGGGATAACGCTGCAGGCATCATGCTTGTTCGTGCGGCTGGGGGAGTAGTTACTGACCTTGATGGCAATCAGTGGACTCCTACCTCACAGGGGGTAATTGTAGGTTCGGCCCAATCCCATGAAGTGTTGATGGCTACCATTGACACAATGAGATAG
- the priA gene encoding bifunctional 1-(5-phosphoribosyl)-5-((5-phosphoribosylamino)methylideneamino)imidazole-4-carboxamide isomerase/phosphoribosylanthranilate isomerase PriA — translation MTFTLLPAVDVVDGQAVRLDQGEAGTEKSYGSPIEAALKWQEQGASWLHFVDLDAAFNRGSNHELMAEVVKILDINVELTGGIRDDASLKRALATGARRVNIGTAALEKPAWIEKVLGEYGDAIAVDIAVRNIDGQWRTRGNGWVSDGGDLWEVLERLDSQGCTRFVVTDVSKDGTLSGPNIDLLRDVSAATDAKVVASGGISTLEDVLELARYEDEGIDSAIIGKALYEGRFTLKEALAAL, via the coding sequence ATGACTTTCACACTTCTCCCCGCCGTCGATGTTGTCGATGGTCAGGCGGTTCGTTTGGATCAAGGTGAAGCCGGAACCGAAAAGTCGTACGGTTCCCCAATTGAGGCTGCACTGAAATGGCAGGAACAGGGGGCATCGTGGCTACATTTCGTGGATTTAGATGCAGCTTTCAACCGTGGATCGAATCATGAGTTGATGGCGGAAGTTGTGAAAATCCTAGATATTAACGTTGAGCTAACCGGCGGCATTCGTGATGACGCATCGCTTAAGCGAGCACTTGCTACCGGTGCGCGTCGTGTCAACATCGGAACTGCCGCTTTGGAAAAACCAGCGTGGATCGAGAAAGTTCTAGGCGAATACGGAGATGCCATCGCTGTCGATATAGCAGTGCGAAATATCGATGGCCAGTGGCGTACTCGTGGCAATGGCTGGGTCTCTGATGGTGGAGATCTTTGGGAGGTACTCGAGCGCCTTGATAGCCAAGGATGCACACGATTTGTGGTCACCGATGTATCTAAGGATGGGACGCTAAGCGGTCCAAATATCGATTTGCTTCGCGACGTTTCCGCGGCAACCGATGCCAAGGTTGTAGCCTCTGGTGGTATCTCTACCTTGGAGGATGTGCTGGAGCTTGCGCGATATGAAGACGAAGGTATTGATTCTGCCATTATTGGCAAAGCGCTGTATGAAGGCCGTTTTACCCTTAAGGAGGCGCTCGCCGCGCTATGA
- the hisH gene encoding imidazole glycerol phosphate synthase subunit HisH, whose protein sequence is MKKVALLDYGSGNLRSAQRALERVGAEVEVTNDPDVVLAADGLLVPGVGAFDACMKGLKEVQGDRMIGQRLAGGRPVMGICVGMQIMFDSGNEHGISATGCGQWPGNVEKLEARVLPHMGWNTVEAAQDSQLFAGLDADTRFYFVHSYGVRWWEFDGDGLTRAPLVTWAQHESDRFVAAVENGALMATQFHPEKSGDAGAQLLRNWIDLL, encoded by the coding sequence ATGAAGAAAGTGGCACTTCTCGATTACGGTTCTGGGAATCTACGTTCAGCGCAACGAGCGTTGGAACGAGTTGGCGCAGAAGTCGAGGTAACAAACGATCCGGATGTAGTACTGGCTGCGGACGGTCTCCTCGTACCAGGAGTGGGTGCTTTTGATGCATGCATGAAGGGACTAAAAGAGGTCCAAGGTGACCGAATGATTGGTCAGCGCTTGGCAGGGGGACGCCCTGTGATGGGCATTTGTGTAGGTATGCAGATTATGTTTGATTCTGGCAACGAACACGGCATCTCTGCTACTGGATGTGGGCAGTGGCCAGGAAACGTCGAAAAGCTTGAGGCTCGTGTTCTACCGCATATGGGTTGGAACACGGTGGAAGCAGCGCAAGACTCACAACTTTTTGCTGGACTCGACGCTGATACGCGTTTTTATTTTGTGCACTCTTACGGTGTGCGTTGGTGGGAGTTCGATGGCGACGGTTTAACACGTGCACCATTAGTAACGTGGGCTCAGCATGAATCTGATCGATTTGTTGCCGCTGTGGAAAACGGTGCGTTGATGGCTACCCAGTTCCACCCAGAGAAATCTGGGGATGCTGGTGCACAACTCCTGCGGAATTGGATTGATCTGCTGTAA
- a CDS encoding MFS transporter → MKTLEATSIQPAAPTQPWKVPGFTSTLIAVAAAFAAFSLMLPVIPLAVIASGQSDALAGATTATFMAITVLTQICTSRLIHAFGYRAVMIVAALLLGLPSLWYAVSLDPASVLIVAAIRGIGFGSLCVAQYALIGEIVPAGMLGKASGLLGVAVGASQMVALPAGLLLVNAGYSFDVVFFIGGGIALIAAFMAVAIPNVESDASSSDAAGNDEAGVAINDPAWRRAELKYERRQRIIHSKVVQKAKFAIPAKPRAKISARIHRRPRPHGLIVTVVPALALASVSMGYGAVSSFLPASVRDIDPARGAALAGIMLSIVGAAQMIFRFFAGMLADKLNRPGTTMIPGLILSALGLAGLVAVLALGWPLATLICAAILFGAGFGLVQNEALLEMFLRVPREKIGQASTIWNAAFDSGTGVGAIILGMVAAHAGYAMAFAGGTVLVAIGFIAELTDRGVQRRHRARRVAASVAD, encoded by the coding sequence GTGAAAACACTCGAAGCTACCTCCATCCAGCCTGCAGCGCCTACACAACCATGGAAAGTTCCAGGTTTTACCTCAACACTTATTGCCGTTGCAGCAGCTTTCGCGGCGTTTTCGCTCATGCTGCCAGTTATTCCTTTGGCAGTGATTGCCTCAGGGCAGTCGGATGCGCTTGCGGGAGCGACTACTGCTACCTTCATGGCTATTACAGTGCTGACTCAAATATGCACTTCTCGTTTGATCCATGCTTTTGGGTATCGAGCGGTCATGATTGTTGCAGCGCTACTTCTCGGTTTGCCGTCGTTGTGGTATGCAGTATCACTCGATCCAGCTTCTGTACTGATCGTTGCGGCAATTCGTGGTATCGGATTTGGTTCGTTGTGTGTTGCTCAATATGCGCTTATTGGGGAAATAGTTCCAGCAGGCATGCTCGGCAAAGCCTCGGGGTTACTCGGCGTTGCAGTAGGTGCGTCTCAAATGGTGGCGCTTCCTGCAGGCCTTTTGCTGGTTAATGCTGGATACAGCTTTGATGTGGTGTTCTTTATAGGCGGCGGCATTGCCTTGATTGCTGCGTTCATGGCTGTAGCAATTCCCAATGTGGAATCTGATGCTTCTAGCTCAGATGCGGCAGGAAATGACGAAGCTGGAGTGGCTATCAACGACCCTGCTTGGCGACGTGCTGAGTTAAAGTATGAGCGCCGGCAACGGATTATTCATTCTAAGGTGGTCCAAAAAGCAAAATTTGCCATTCCTGCTAAGCCGCGGGCAAAAATCAGTGCGCGTATTCATCGTCGTCCACGGCCACACGGTTTGATCGTGACAGTTGTTCCAGCATTGGCATTGGCCAGTGTTTCTATGGGGTATGGAGCAGTTTCGAGCTTCTTACCGGCTTCAGTACGCGACATCGATCCAGCTCGTGGAGCTGCCTTAGCTGGCATCATGCTTTCTATCGTGGGCGCTGCGCAAATGATTTTCCGCTTTTTCGCAGGCATGCTAGCTGACAAATTGAATCGTCCAGGAACAACGATGATTCCTGGTCTGATTTTATCGGCATTAGGCCTAGCTGGGCTCGTTGCCGTACTCGCGCTGGGGTGGCCACTGGCAACACTGATTTGTGCCGCCATCTTGTTCGGTGCTGGTTTCGGGCTGGTGCAAAATGAAGCTTTGCTGGAAATGTTTCTGCGAGTCCCTCGAGAAAAAATTGGACAGGCATCGACTATTTGGAATGCGGCGTTCGATTCGGGCACTGGTGTAGGTGCCATCATATTGGGAATGGTGGCGGCACACGCTGGTTATGCCATGGCTTTTGCTGGAGGAACGGTTCTTGTAGCTATTGGATTCATCGCAGAGCTAACTGATCGCGGTGTGCAACGTCGGCATCGTGCGCGTCGTGTAGCGGCGTCTGTTGCAGATTAA
- the hisB gene encoding imidazoleglycerol-phosphate dehydratase HisB: MATQPRIGSISRVTSESDIRVEINLDGTGTVEIDTGVPFFDHMLTAFGVHGAFDLKVKATGDTHIDAHHTVEDTAIVLGQAIAQAVGDKRGIKRFGSFQLPMDETLCEAIVDFSGRPYFVTKGEPDYLVHSVIGSHYPTVLNEHFFESLALNAKITLHVLCHYGRDPHHITEAEFKAVARAIREAVGPDDRLTGIPSTKGAL, translated from the coding sequence ATGGCAACCCAACCTCGAATTGGTTCAATTTCTCGTGTCACAAGCGAATCAGATATTCGCGTCGAAATAAATCTCGATGGAACAGGCACGGTCGAAATTGACACTGGTGTACCTTTTTTCGATCACATGCTTACTGCCTTTGGAGTCCATGGTGCATTTGATTTGAAGGTTAAGGCCACAGGAGACACACACATCGACGCCCACCACACAGTGGAAGACACCGCGATTGTGCTGGGACAGGCAATAGCACAAGCTGTAGGAGATAAACGCGGAATTAAACGATTCGGCTCTTTCCAGCTACCAATGGATGAGACGTTGTGTGAAGCCATCGTCGATTTTTCTGGGCGTCCCTACTTTGTCACCAAAGGCGAACCTGATTACCTAGTGCATTCTGTTATCGGTAGTCATTATCCGACCGTCTTAAATGAGCATTTTTTTGAATCTTTGGCGCTTAACGCAAAAATTACATTGCACGTATTATGCCACTACGGTCGGGATCCGCATCACATCACCGAAGCTGAATTTAAAGCTGTCGCACGAGCGATCCGTGAAGCAGTCGGTCCCGATGACCGTCTCACTGGAATCCCCTCAACTAAAGGAGCGCTATAA
- a CDS encoding histidinol-phosphate transaminase translates to MKDLTLNDLPIREELRGQSAYGAPQLDVDVRLNTNENPYPPSEALVEELARVVAEQASNLNRYPERDAVELRTELARYITKCTGVPVTYEQLWAANGSNEVLQQLLQAFGGPGRTVLGFQPSYSMHPILAQGTQTTFINCPRDKEFRIDVDTALAAITTHQPNIVFVTTPNNPTGDVTSLDTIQKILDVAPGIVIVDEAYAEFSEQPSAISLLENYPTKLVVSRTMSKAFDFAGGRLGYFVAHKAFIDAVMLVRLPYHLSQLSQAAAIVALRHSEETLATVAKLVAERKRVQQGLLELGFEIVPSESNFLFFGHFEDQHAVWQAFLDRKVLIRDVSVSGYLRATVGLPEENDAFLKAAGEVAQQFL, encoded by the coding sequence ATGAAAGATCTAACGCTGAATGATCTTCCTATTCGGGAAGAACTACGAGGCCAATCCGCTTATGGTGCACCACAACTTGACGTTGATGTTCGCCTCAATACAAATGAAAATCCCTACCCGCCCTCTGAAGCGCTCGTCGAAGAACTCGCCCGAGTCGTTGCTGAGCAAGCGAGTAACCTGAACCGTTATCCCGAGCGCGACGCTGTAGAACTTCGTACCGAGCTTGCTCGATACATTACAAAGTGCACTGGCGTACCAGTGACCTATGAGCAATTGTGGGCTGCCAATGGTTCAAACGAAGTCTTGCAACAATTGTTACAAGCATTCGGCGGCCCCGGTCGAACTGTTTTGGGGTTCCAGCCAAGTTATTCAATGCACCCTATTTTGGCGCAAGGAACTCAAACTACATTTATTAACTGCCCCCGCGATAAGGAGTTTCGCATCGATGTAGATACAGCACTGGCGGCGATTACTACTCATCAGCCCAATATCGTCTTTGTGACTACCCCGAATAATCCCACAGGCGATGTGACCTCGCTGGATACGATCCAAAAGATCCTAGATGTCGCGCCGGGAATCGTCATCGTGGATGAGGCATATGCAGAATTTTCGGAACAGCCTAGTGCTATTTCCTTGCTGGAAAACTATCCCACCAAGTTGGTTGTTTCTCGAACAATGAGTAAAGCCTTCGATTTTGCTGGTGGTCGATTAGGGTATTTTGTCGCTCATAAGGCATTCATCGATGCCGTGATGCTCGTTCGACTTCCTTATCACCTCTCGCAGCTATCGCAGGCAGCGGCCATTGTAGCGTTGCGGCATAGCGAAGAAACTTTAGCCACCGTGGCAAAACTCGTAGCGGAGCGAAAGCGAGTCCAGCAAGGTTTGCTCGAACTCGGATTTGAAATTGTGCCTAGCGAATCTAATTTCTTATTCTTTGGGCATTTTGAAGATCAGCACGCCGTGTGGCAGGCATTTCTCGATCGTAAAGTGCTTATCCGCGATGTGTCTGTTTCTGGTTATCTTCGTGCCACGGTCGGGTTGCCGGAAGAAAACGATGCTTTCCTCAAAGCTGCTGGAGAGGTAGCCCAACAATTCCTGTAA
- the hisD gene encoding histidinol dehydrogenase: protein MLNVIDLRGHVPTTSELRRTLPRGGTDINSVLPIVEPVVTDVKNRGAAAALDYGEKFDHVRPPSIRVPQDVIDQALDSLDPNVIEALKESIARVRAVHSEQFPAQHTTSFGDGATITEKFIPVSRVGLYVPGGNAVYPSSVIMNVVPAQEAGVESLVVASPPQKDHGGWPHPTILAAAKLLGVTEVWATGGAQAVALLAYGDDTQQNSAEVLEPVDMITGPGNIFVTAAKRLVRGVVGIDSEAGPTEIAIVADAQANPVWIAYDLISQAEHDVLAASVLITDSEELAQRVNEEVAARYSVTRNADRVSEALKGQQSGIVLVDDLPTAVIVADAYAAEHLEIHTAEPHKVAEQIRNAGAIFVGGYSPVPLGDYSAGSNHVLPTSGSARYSSGLSTHTFLKPVNIIYYDEVALKEISDTVITLADAEDLPAHGEAIRTRFENLGN from the coding sequence ATGTTGAATGTGATTGATCTCCGCGGACACGTTCCCACCACAAGTGAGCTGCGTAGAACATTGCCACGAGGCGGAACGGATATTAATTCGGTATTACCGATCGTCGAGCCAGTGGTTACCGACGTTAAGAATAGAGGTGCTGCTGCCGCACTTGATTATGGAGAAAAATTCGATCACGTTCGCCCACCATCAATTCGAGTGCCGCAAGATGTCATCGATCAGGCACTGGACAGCTTGGACCCCAATGTCATTGAGGCACTGAAAGAATCGATCGCCCGAGTGCGTGCAGTTCACTCCGAGCAATTTCCAGCCCAACACACCACCTCCTTTGGTGATGGCGCAACAATTACAGAGAAGTTCATACCAGTATCTCGTGTTGGCCTCTACGTTCCTGGTGGAAATGCTGTGTATCCCTCCAGCGTTATTATGAACGTCGTCCCCGCTCAAGAAGCGGGAGTGGAATCATTAGTTGTGGCTTCTCCTCCACAAAAAGATCACGGTGGATGGCCTCACCCCACTATTTTGGCCGCAGCTAAGCTTTTGGGAGTAACTGAGGTTTGGGCTACGGGCGGTGCTCAAGCAGTGGCATTGTTGGCTTATGGCGATGATACCCAGCAAAATAGTGCTGAAGTCTTAGAACCGGTCGATATGATTACTGGCCCTGGCAATATATTTGTCACCGCTGCCAAGCGTTTGGTGCGCGGGGTAGTGGGCATCGACTCTGAGGCTGGTCCAACAGAAATCGCTATCGTTGCCGACGCGCAGGCGAACCCAGTCTGGATCGCCTATGATCTCATCAGCCAAGCTGAACATGATGTTCTTGCTGCTTCGGTCCTTATCACGGACTCCGAAGAGTTGGCACAGCGCGTTAATGAGGAAGTCGCTGCCCGCTACAGTGTCACTCGCAACGCAGATCGCGTATCTGAGGCGCTCAAAGGCCAGCAATCAGGCATCGTGCTTGTCGACGATCTTCCGACCGCCGTTATAGTGGCAGACGCATACGCTGCGGAACACTTGGAAATTCACACTGCAGAGCCCCACAAGGTGGCAGAACAAATTCGAAATGCTGGTGCAATATTTGTTGGCGGATATTCTCCGGTACCGCTAGGGGATTACTCAGCGGGTTCGAACCACGTACTGCCAACCTCTGGAAGCGCTCGTTATAGCTCCGGACTTTCTACGCATACCTTCCTCAAGCCAGTAAACATTATTTACTACGACGAGGTGGCACTTAAAGAAATTTCCGACACCGTGATCACCTTGGCTGATGCCGAGGACCTTCCTGCACACGGCGAAGCAATTCGTACGCGCTTTGAAAATCTTGGCAACTAG
- a CDS encoding YbjN domain-containing protein — translation MGTHSNDPTLGVQFSSVSCNPITMHSVENILTRLGFVHRRIMVHHSSVIEIEWREYSLIVGLVNENACGTITEVDTHHQDSAQANPQLIVEGFLNGQLPLDEFSRVAESVNSWNNERVSPSARIRVNDSGSLSVAFRSSNSVSLPQTDLQLAEFLQLASDATALAVRTFLDDFAALSVDHQQLFNAHLYEDASSDFFDLGDGTSDVPSLVTMDRISPIMEEITSTADSLEVLYAPIWHSEAMIACDLESGPTIMMWAEWDSGLQRSDFMRIFLICNRWNDEAVATKAFIANKDETLRIRVETHIDAGGGLTDTQLTTFLSEGFNALMHSISQLKSPKYGLYDAPPHQE, via the coding sequence GTGGGCACACATTCAAACGATCCAACATTAGGGGTTCAATTTTCTTCTGTTTCCTGCAATCCCATCACTATGCACAGTGTGGAAAACATCCTGACACGACTTGGTTTCGTCCATCGCCGGATTATGGTGCACCACAGCAGCGTGATCGAAATCGAATGGCGCGAATATAGCCTCATTGTTGGCCTCGTCAATGAAAACGCTTGTGGAACAATCACTGAAGTAGACACTCATCATCAGGATTCAGCACAGGCTAATCCGCAATTGATTGTCGAGGGCTTTTTAAACGGCCAGTTACCATTAGATGAGTTTTCTCGGGTTGCAGAAAGTGTGAACTCGTGGAACAACGAGCGCGTCAGCCCGTCGGCACGCATTCGTGTTAATGATTCTGGATCGCTTTCTGTTGCTTTTAGGTCAAGCAACTCTGTTTCACTTCCGCAAACTGACTTGCAATTGGCAGAGTTTTTGCAGCTTGCAAGCGATGCCACTGCCCTTGCAGTTCGCACGTTCCTCGATGATTTTGCTGCATTGTCAGTAGACCACCAGCAGTTGTTCAATGCGCATCTCTATGAGGATGCTTCTTCTGATTTTTTCGATCTGGGAGACGGCACTTCAGATGTGCCCTCTTTGGTCACGATGGACAGAATCTCTCCAATTATGGAAGAGATCACTTCCACTGCAGATTCTTTGGAGGTGTTATATGCACCAATTTGGCATTCCGAAGCCATGATTGCCTGTGATCTAGAGTCCGGCCCTACCATCATGATGTGGGCGGAGTGGGATTCTGGGTTACAGCGCAGCGATTTTATGCGGATATTTCTTATTTGTAATCGTTGGAATGATGAAGCGGTTGCCACGAAAGCTTTCATCGCGAATAAAGACGAGACGCTTAGAATTCGTGTAGAAACTCATATCGATGCTGGTGGCGGCCTTACCGACACGCAGCTGACTACGTTTCTCTCCGAGGGGTTTAACGCATTGATGCACAGCATCTCACAATTAAAAAGCCCCAAGTACGGGCTTTACGACGCCCCTCCGCATCAGGAATAA
- a CDS encoding TetR family transcriptional regulator: MIIHIHYGVSIAYDTLCHTWTAFPHHEQPNQDRLTAVQLSKESIISASLDILDSYGLADMTMRRLATHLGVAPGALYWHFKNKQALIDAIARHIMAPLIDASPSAYHHDIPSLAFDVRSLMLRHRDGAELLSAALTDASLRNDIICVVSAILGGCDKAYIGASTLLNFILGSCLIEQSEVQRLEVESGTATAVKNHDQLFMSSLEIIIVGLKTQGFS, encoded by the coding sequence ATGATCATTCACATACATTACGGTGTTAGTATCGCCTACGACACGTTGTGTCATACATGGACCGCGTTCCCCCATCACGAGCAACCGAATCAGGATAGGCTGACTGCTGTGCAATTAAGTAAAGAGTCCATCATTTCTGCAAGCCTCGATATTTTGGATTCCTATGGTCTAGCCGACATGACAATGCGAAGGCTTGCAACTCACCTAGGCGTTGCCCCTGGAGCTTTGTACTGGCATTTTAAAAACAAACAGGCATTAATTGATGCCATTGCTCGCCACATCATGGCACCGCTTATCGACGCCTCCCCTTCGGCTTATCATCATGACATCCCTTCGTTAGCATTCGACGTTCGATCCTTGATGTTGCGTCACCGAGATGGGGCCGAGCTTTTGAGTGCCGCACTGACAGACGCGTCGTTACGCAACGATATTATTTGCGTCGTTTCGGCCATTCTCGGCGGCTGCGACAAAGCCTACATCGGCGCATCAACATTGCTGAATTTTATTCTTGGTTCCTGCCTCATCGAGCAATCCGAGGTACAGCGTTTGGAAGTTGAATCTGGGACAGCTACAGCCGTTAAGAACCACGATCAACTCTTTATGAGCAGCCTTGAGATTATTATCGTTGGATTGAAAACACAGGGGTTTTCCTAA